Proteins encoded within one genomic window of Streptomyces sp. NBC_01314:
- a CDS encoding succinate dehydrogenase, with protein sequence MARSVWDSSLGKKTVMAVSGLIMLAYLVVHMLGNLKIFFGSDEFNGYAHWLRTLGEPFLHHEWALWIVRVVLVAAVVAHATAAYQLSRRDIKARPDKYVHRKRGASYATRTMRWGGVILGLFIVWHLLDLTTGTVHPGGFEAGHPYQNVIDTFSTWYGNAVYIVAVLALGLHVRHGFWSAAQTLGAGSRTRDRALKTTANVLALVLTLGFVSVPVAVMTGVVN encoded by the coding sequence CTGGCGCGCTCGGTGTGGGACAGCTCCCTCGGCAAGAAGACGGTGATGGCCGTCAGCGGACTGATAATGCTGGCGTACCTGGTCGTCCACATGCTCGGCAACCTCAAGATCTTCTTCGGCTCCGACGAGTTCAACGGCTACGCGCACTGGCTGCGCACCCTCGGCGAGCCCTTCCTGCACCACGAGTGGGCCCTGTGGATCGTCCGCGTGGTCCTCGTCGCCGCGGTCGTCGCCCACGCCACAGCCGCCTACCAGCTCAGCCGCCGCGACATCAAAGCCCGGCCGGACAAGTACGTCCACAGGAAGCGCGGGGCGAGCTACGCGACCCGCACCATGCGCTGGGGCGGCGTCATCCTCGGCCTGTTCATCGTCTGGCACCTCCTCGACCTGACGACCGGCACCGTCCACCCGGGCGGTTTCGAGGCCGGCCACCCGTACCAGAACGTGATCGACACCTTCTCCACCTGGTACGGCAACGCCGTCTACATCGTCGCGGTGCTCGCGCTCGGTCTGCACGTCCGGCACGGCTTCTGGAGCGCCGCCCAGACCCTCGGCGCCGGCAGCCGCACCCGCGACCGCGCCCTGAAGACCACCGCGAACGTCCTCGCCCTGGTGCTGACCCTGGGCTTCGTCTCCGTACCCGTCGCCGTCATGACCGGAGTGGTGAACTGA
- a CDS encoding LysR family transcriptional regulator, with product MQFQQLQYFVAVAETRHFTRAAELVHVAQPSLSQQIKALERELGADLFQRARGNITLTDAGEALLPLARRILADTDTARHEVQELVQLRRGRVRLGATPSLCTGLLPDVLRAFHDRYPGIRLLIEEGGSHDLVRLLARGALDLALVVLPLPTPSPALTTVELLREDLVVVSSPDAPRPGNGRRTVRVLDLEGERLVMFRHGYDLRELTVAACRSAGFEPDFAVEGGEMDAVLGFVRAGLGVAVVPRMVATRSGRGLRVTPLARPGLHRTIALAHRSDVAPPRAARELQRMLVER from the coding sequence ATGCAGTTCCAGCAGCTCCAGTACTTTGTGGCAGTGGCGGAGACCAGACATTTCACCCGGGCCGCCGAGCTGGTCCACGTGGCGCAGCCGTCGCTCTCGCAGCAGATCAAGGCGCTGGAACGGGAGTTGGGGGCGGACCTCTTCCAGCGGGCACGCGGCAACATCACCCTCACGGATGCCGGTGAGGCGCTGCTGCCGCTGGCCCGGCGCATCCTCGCCGACACGGACACCGCCCGGCACGAGGTGCAGGAGCTGGTCCAGCTGCGCCGGGGCCGGGTCCGGCTCGGCGCGACCCCGAGCCTGTGCACGGGGCTGCTGCCCGACGTGCTGCGCGCCTTCCACGACCGCTACCCCGGCATCCGGCTGCTGATCGAGGAGGGCGGCTCCCACGACCTGGTCCGCCTGCTGGCCCGGGGCGCTCTCGACCTGGCCCTGGTCGTCCTGCCCCTCCCCACGCCCTCCCCCGCTCTGACCACGGTGGAGCTGCTGCGTGAGGATCTGGTCGTGGTCTCCTCGCCGGACGCGCCGAGGCCCGGCAACGGCCGTCGTACCGTCCGCGTCCTCGACCTGGAGGGCGAGCGTCTGGTGATGTTCCGCCACGGCTACGACCTGCGGGAACTCACAGTGGCCGCATGCCGCTCCGCCGGGTTCGAGCCGGACTTCGCGGTGGAGGGCGGCGAGATGGACGCGGTGCTTGGCTTCGTCCGGGCGGGCCTCGGCGTCGCCGTCGTCCCCCGGATGGTCGCCACCCGCTCCGGCCGGGGCCTGCGGGTCACCCCGCTGGCCCGGCCCGGCCTGCACCGCACGATCGCCCTGGCCCACCGCAGCGATGTGGCTCCGCCGAGGGCCGCGAGGGAGTTGCAGCGGATGTTGGTCGAACGGTGA
- a CDS encoding succinate dehydrogenase/fumarate reductase iron-sulfur subunit: MKLTLRVWRQRTADADGAMSTYEVDDISPDMSFLEMLDTLNEELILRGDDPVAFDHDCREGICGACSLVINGDAHGPERTTTCQLHMRSFSDGDTIDVEPWRASAFPVIKDLVVDRTAFDRIIQAGGYITAPTGAAPEAHATAVPKPDADFAFEHAECIGCGACVAACPNGAAMLFTSAKINHLNVLPQGAPERETRVLDMVEQMDEEGFGGCTLAGECATACPKGIPLVSITGMNKEWLRAARKAGKR; the protein is encoded by the coding sequence ATGAAGCTCACCCTGCGCGTATGGCGGCAGCGGACCGCCGACGCCGACGGCGCCATGTCCACGTACGAGGTGGACGACATCTCGCCCGACATGTCCTTCCTGGAGATGCTCGACACGCTCAACGAGGAACTCATCCTGCGCGGTGACGACCCGGTGGCCTTCGACCACGACTGCCGCGAGGGGATCTGCGGGGCGTGTTCACTGGTCATCAACGGGGACGCGCACGGGCCGGAGCGGACGACGACCTGTCAGCTGCACATGCGGTCCTTCTCGGACGGAGACACGATCGATGTGGAGCCGTGGAGGGCGTCGGCGTTTCCGGTGATCAAGGACCTGGTCGTGGACCGGACGGCGTTCGACCGGATCATCCAGGCCGGGGGGTACATCACCGCGCCCACGGGAGCCGCGCCGGAGGCGCATGCCACGGCCGTACCGAAGCCGGACGCGGACTTCGCGTTCGAACACGCGGAATGCATCGGATGCGGGGCGTGTGTGGCCGCGTGTCCCAACGGGGCGGCGATGCTGTTCACCTCGGCCAAGATCAACCATCTGAACGTGCTGCCGCAGGGGGCGCCCGAGCGGGAGACGCGGGTGCTGGACATGGTGGAGCAGATGGACGAGGAGGGGTTCGGCGGGTGCACGCTGGCGGGGGAGTGCGCCACGGCCTGCCCCAAGGGGATTCCGTTGGTGTCCATCACCGGCATGAACAAGGAGTGGCTGCGGGCCGCTCGGAAGGCCGGGAAGCGGTAG
- a CDS encoding fumarate reductase/succinate dehydrogenase flavoprotein subunit, which yields MATSSEYADYVTGDPVADGKAPEGPVGERWDRRRFEAKLVNPANRRKHTVIVVGTGLAGGSAGATLAEQGYHVVQFCYQDSPRRAHSIAAQGGINAAKNYRNDGDSVHRLFYDTVKGGDFRARESNVHRLAQISVEIIDQCVAQGVPFAREYGGLLDTRSFGGVQVSRTFYARGQTGQQLLLGAYQALSRQIAAGNVEMHPRTEMLDLIVIDGRARGIVARDLITGKIDTYFADAVVLASGGYGNVFYLSTNAMNSNATAVWRAHRRGALFANPCFTQIHPTCVPRTGDHQSKLTLMSESLRNDGRIWVPKARGDQRPANQIPEDERDYYLERIYPSFGNLVPRDIASRAAKNVCDEGRGVGPGGQGVYLDFADAVARLGRKAVEARYGNLFDMYQRITDEDPYEVPMRIYPAVHYTMGGLWVDYDLQTTVPGLFAIGEANFSDHGANRLGASALMQGLADGYFVLPATINDYLARHPKQDGIGPEHPAVQEVLAATEDRLNLLLAVDGDRTPDSFHRELGELMWEFCGMARTDSGLRKALERIPQIREEFWRRIKVPGTGEEFNQSLEKANRIIDYLELAELMCLDALHRGESCGGHFREESQTADGEAERRDEEFSYAAAWEFTGTGAAPVLHKEDLVFEYVHPTQRSYA from the coding sequence ATGGCTACGTCCTCCGAGTACGCGGACTACGTGACCGGCGACCCCGTCGCCGACGGCAAGGCGCCCGAGGGCCCGGTCGGTGAGCGCTGGGACAGGCGCCGCTTCGAGGCGAAGCTGGTCAACCCCGCCAACCGCCGCAAGCACACCGTCATCGTCGTCGGCACGGGCCTCGCCGGCGGCTCGGCCGGTGCCACGCTCGCCGAACAGGGCTACCACGTCGTCCAGTTCTGCTACCAGGACTCCCCGCGCCGCGCCCACTCGATCGCCGCGCAGGGCGGCATCAACGCCGCGAAGAACTACCGCAACGACGGCGACTCCGTCCACCGGCTGTTCTACGACACCGTCAAGGGCGGCGACTTCCGGGCGCGTGAGTCGAACGTCCACCGGCTCGCGCAGATCTCCGTCGAGATCATCGACCAGTGCGTCGCGCAGGGTGTGCCCTTCGCCCGGGAGTACGGCGGTCTGCTCGACACCCGCTCCTTCGGCGGCGTCCAGGTGTCGCGGACGTTCTACGCCCGGGGTCAGACGGGGCAGCAACTCCTGCTGGGCGCCTATCAGGCGCTGTCGCGACAGATCGCGGCCGGGAACGTGGAGATGCATCCGCGCACCGAGATGCTCGACCTGATCGTGATCGACGGGCGGGCGCGCGGGATCGTGGCGCGTGACCTGATCACCGGGAAGATCGACACCTACTTCGCCGATGCCGTGGTGCTGGCGAGCGGCGGGTACGGGAACGTCTTCTACCTGTCGACCAACGCCATGAACTCGAACGCGACCGCCGTGTGGCGGGCGCATCGGCGGGGCGCCCTGTTCGCGAACCCGTGCTTCACGCAGATCCATCCGACGTGCGTTCCGCGCACCGGCGACCATCAGTCCAAGCTGACACTGATGAGCGAGTCGCTGCGGAACGACGGGCGGATCTGGGTGCCGAAGGCACGGGGCGACCAGCGGCCGGCGAACCAGATCCCCGAGGACGAGCGCGACTACTACCTGGAGCGGATCTACCCGTCCTTCGGCAACCTCGTCCCGCGTGACATCGCCTCCCGCGCCGCGAAGAACGTCTGCGACGAGGGCAGGGGCGTCGGGCCCGGCGGGCAGGGCGTCTACCTGGACTTCGCGGACGCCGTCGCGCGGCTGGGCCGCAAGGCCGTCGAGGCCAGGTACGGCAACCTCTTCGACATGTACCAGCGGATCACCGACGAGGATCCGTACGAGGTGCCGATGCGGATCTACCCGGCCGTCCACTACACCATGGGCGGGCTGTGGGTGGACTACGACCTCCAGACCACCGTCCCCGGGCTGTTCGCGATCGGCGAGGCCAACTTCTCCGACCACGGGGCCAACCGGCTCGGCGCCTCGGCGCTGATGCAGGGCCTCGCCGACGGCTACTTCGTCCTGCCGGCCACCATCAACGACTACCTCGCCCGGCATCCGAAGCAGGACGGGATCGGCCCCGAACACCCCGCCGTCCAGGAGGTGCTGGCCGCAACCGAGGACCGGCTGAACCTGCTGCTCGCCGTGGACGGCGACCGTACGCCCGACTCCTTCCACCGTGAACTCGGTGAGCTGATGTGGGAGTTCTGCGGCATGGCCCGCACCGACAGCGGCCTGCGGAAGGCCCTGGAGCGGATTCCGCAGATCCGCGAGGAGTTCTGGCGCCGGATCAAGGTCCCGGGGACGGGCGAGGAGTTCAACCAGTCCCTGGAGAAGGCCAACCGGATCATCGACTACCTCGAACTCGCCGAGCTGATGTGCCTCGACGCGCTGCACCGCGGCGAGTCGTGCGGCGGTCACTTCCGTGAGGAGTCCCAGACGGCCGACGGCGAGGCGGAGCGCCGCGACGAGGAGTTCTCGTACGCCGCCGCCTGGGAGTTCACCGGCACCGGCGCGGCCCCCGTGCTGCACAAGGAAGACCTTGTCTTCGAGTACGTCCACCCCACCCAGCGGAGCTACGCATGA